TGACAACAGATATGGATGACAACCAGATTACCGCTTTTCATCCGGGGGCCATGAGCTCTTCGCATGTAAACAAGGTGACCGCCGTCCCGGATGTGGCAATCGGCATTATTTCTCCGGACGGCAAACAGGGGATGATCGAACATGCCCAGCAATTTGTCTTGGCCGGCATTCCTTTTATCTTTGATCCGGGTCAGGGATTGCCCATGTTTGACGGCAAGGAGCTGGTTCAGTTTATCGAGCAGGCCGACTGGTTGACGGTAAATGACTATGAATGGCAGTTGATCGTGGAAAGAACCGGACTCAATGAACATCAGATAGCCGAGCGGGTTAAGGCCCTGATTGTCACTCGTGGAGCAGAAGGGTCGATTATTGCCACCGGCACCAAGAGGATCAATATTCCGGTTGCCAGGACCTCGGATTTACAGGACCCAACGGGTTGCGGTGACGCCTATCGGGCCGGATTGTTATATGGATTGACCCATGATCTGGACTGGGAGACCACCGGCAGGCTGGCTGCCCTGATGGGTGCGATTAAAATTGAGCAGAACGGAACCCAGAACCATTATCTTGAAAAGGATGAAATCGCCCAGCGGTTTAAAGATAATTTCGGATATGATTATTAGACCCTTTTCGCAGTAGATCGATAAATAACGTTGGGGTTGTGAGCAGCTTCAATGATTTCAGGAATGGATTTGAGTTGTAAAGGGTCTTATACCC
This Pseudomonadota bacterium DNA region includes the following protein-coding sequences:
- a CDS encoding carbohydrate kinase family protein, producing MKALICGSFAYDTIMVFQDKFKNHILPDKVHILNVSFMVPEMRREFGGCAGNIAYNLNLLGGKALPMGTVGDDFGPYAQWMDKYGVNREYVTEIEGTYTAQAFVTTDMDDNQITAFHPGAMSSSHVNKVTAVPDVAIGIISPDGKQGMIEHAQQFVLAGIPFIFDPGQGLPMFDGKELVQFIEQADWLTVNDYEWQLIVERTGLNEHQIAERVKALIVTRGAEGSIIATGTKRINIPVARTSDLQDPTGCGDAYRAGLLYGLTHDLDWETTGRLAALMGAIKIEQNGTQNHYLEKDEIAQRFKDNFGYDY